The Thermodesulfatator atlanticus DSM 21156 region TAATGAGATCGACATCAATTTTGTAAAGCCAATCGTAGAGTTTTACGTGAAAGCTACCCAGATATTTTGCCTCTTCATAAGCTTTCTCAGCTACAATTCCAAAAGAAACCAAAGCCGATACAGCGGCTTTCAAAGGTTCTTCAACTGCTACAAAGGCGCCAATGAGTGCACTAACCATACATCCTGTTCCGGTGACTCTCCCAAGCATCTCATGCCCGTTATATATCGCATAACTTTTTTTGCCATCGCTCACATAATCAACAGGCCCTGTGATAACTACAACTGTATCAAATTCTTTAGCGGCAGTTAGCACAAGCGTCTTTGCTTTATCCTCTTCATATATTGCGGAATCAACGCCTCTTGTCTTTCCATGCTCACCAAGCAATGCGGCTATCTCCCCAAAATTTCCGCGAAGAACAGCTATGTCTCCGTATTCAATAAGCTTTAACGATGTTTCAGTTCGCAGCTTGGTAGCTCCCGCACCAACGGGATCAAGGACTGTGTTTTTTCCTAACGCTTTGGCAAGCTTAACAGCTTTTTCCATAGAGTTAAGCCAGTTGTCGTCAAGTGTTCCAATATTTATCACAAGGGAGTCTGCAATCTTTAGCATGTCTTCGAGTTCATTTTGGGCATGTGCCATTACAGGAGCAGCTCCAATGGCGAGAAGAGCATTGGCAGTTGTGTTCATAACCACAAAGTTTGTAATGTTTTGAACAAGTGGCCTTTTCTCTCTAACTTTTTCCAATGATTTAGCGAACCATTCCACGCTATCACCTCCAAAACAGGAAAACTTTTATCCGGAAGCTTTACAACATATTACTAGGAGCGTAAAAAA contains the following coding sequences:
- the thiM gene encoding hydroxyethylthiazole kinase, which codes for MEWFAKSLEKVREKRPLVQNITNFVVMNTTANALLAIGAAPVMAHAQNELEDMLKIADSLVINIGTLDDNWLNSMEKAVKLAKALGKNTVLDPVGAGATKLRTETSLKLIEYGDIAVLRGNFGEIAALLGEHGKTRGVDSAIYEEDKAKTLVLTAAKEFDTVVVITGPVDYVSDGKKSYAIYNGHEMLGRVTGTGCMVSALIGAFVAVEEPLKAAVSALVSFGIVAEKAYEEAKYLGSFHVKLYDWLYKIDVDLINKMGKVTEIGP